The Desulfovibrio psychrotolerans genome includes the window GTTTGCGCGATGTCGCTTTTATCCTTGGAGTATGCGCCGGACTCCTGAAACCGCTTTCCCTTAGCCGGGTGTGCTCCTTCGCCACGAGGCGTGCGGGGAGCACCAGCCTTCCGGGAAGAGGTCGCGGGGGGCGCAGTCTCCTGCGACCATGAGGGAGAGCGGCGCGCCTTGTTCCTGTCCCTGTCACCTGACCTGCCTGTAGCAGATCTGTCTTCCCGGAGCCTGTCCTTGGACTGGCCGGGCACGTCTTTCTTGCCTGACATTGACGATTGTTCCTAGGGCCGTATGACTTTGGCAGCCAACTGCATGCTTGTGACCACGTCCAGCATATTCGTTGTCTGACCAACGGCCCGTTTATCAAGAAGGTTAAAGAAATCGAGGCAGGTACCGCACACAAGGATGGAAACCCCGTCTGCTTCCAACCGTTGCAGTTCTCCCAGTACGGGGCTATCTTCCACAGCCAGCTTCACCCCCGCGTTCACCATGACAATGCGCCACAGGTCCGCTCCCAGCTCCGGCAGGGTAGCCATAAAATTCTTCATCAGCCTTCCGCCAAGCTCGTCGTCTCCGCTGCCGATGACGTCGGAGGCGATGAACACGCAGATTTTGCGGTCAATGGATGCCAGTTGCGGAGCGTTCATGACTTCGCAGGCGCAGTCCTGCGCAGACATATCCGACGCTGTGGCGACTATGCGCCAGCCGCCCGCAACGGGCTGCACCTCTGCGGTATACCCTTTGCTGCCGATAAAACGCGAAACATTCTCACGAGCGGCATCATTATCCACCAGGATGGAAAACGCGGCGGGGGTTTTCGATTCAATAAGTTTCTTGCATTCCAGCACGGGCTGGGGGCATGCAAGGTTCTGGCAGTTCAGTTCAATTTCTGGCATGGTATTCCTCCTGTGTGTCCTAGGAGATATCAGCCGCTGGTGGCTGGTCAAGTCAAAAAACACATTGCCGTTACGCTCCTGCGCGGAGCCGGGAAAATATTTGCATGTCTGATCTGGTGAAATACGACAGGAAAAGCGATCACATAAAAAGCATTCCCCTTCTCAAACGCTGCCTCAGCTACTTCAAACCCTACAAAGGCAAAATTGCCATAGCCGTTGCGGCCATGCTGGTTGTTGCCGCAGCAGAGGGCGGCACGGCCTATATTGTTCAGCCCGCCTTTGATGACGGCCTGAATGCCAAGGATATGCAGGCCATGATGCTCATTGTGCTGGCCATGGTGGGCATTTTTACCGCCAAAGCCGTGGGCCGCTATGTGCAGAACTTTCTTATGCGCTATTGCGCCCTCAAGGTCTTGGAGCAACTGCGCAACGAAATGTACGACAAGATGATTTTTCTGCCCATGAAGTTCTTCGAGCGGGAAAAAGTGGGCGATCTTATGTCGCGCATCATTCAGGATGTGGTGCTCATCCGTTCAAGCCTGCCCGCCGTGGTCATGATGATACGTGAAGGGTTTACCATGGCCGCTCTCATCGGCGTGGTGTTTTATCAGGATTGGTATCTTGCCATCTGGGCAGTGCTGGTACTGCCCATTGCCGGTTTTCCCATTATCTTCTTTGGCAAAAAACTGCGCAAACTGGGCAGGAAAAATCAGGTGAAACTGGCGGATATCTCCATTTTTTTACAGGAGGTATTCAGCGGAATCCGCGTGGTCAAGGCGTTCCATACGGAAAAGAGGGAGGGGGAGAACTTTCGGCGTGAAAACGGCAGGCTGGTGAAGATAGCCGTAAAAGAGGTCATCTACAGCGAACTCTCATCGCCTGTCATGGACATTGTGGGTGCCATAGGCGCAGGCATGGTTCTGCTTGCAGGCGGCATGCGCGTGGCGGAAGGGGCCATGACCGTGGGCGAACTGCTTTCTTTTCTCACCGCTCTCGGGCTGTTGTACGCGCCGGTTAAGAAACTGAACTCCGCCAATCTGGACGTTCAGAGAGCGCTTGCCGGGGCGGAGCGGGTATTCGAGATTCTGGATTCGCAAAAGATTGTGGTGGAAAAGGACGGCACAATACCGTTTACCCCGCCTTTCAATCAGCTGGAGTTCCGGGATGTAACGTTTGCCTATGAAGGCTGCCCGACCCCTGCCCTGAACAACGTGAACTTTACCGTCCGTGCGGGTGAACGGGTTGCCATAGTCGGGCCGAGCGGGGCGGGGAAAAGTACCTTTGTCAACCTGATTCCCAGATTCTACGAACAGCAGCAGGGGCAGATACTGGTCAACGGGCGGGACATACGTGAATATACCCTGGCCACTCTGCGCCGGAATATTGCCATGGTTTCGCAGGATGCGTTTTTGTTCAACCTCTCCGTTCGCGACAATATTGCCTACGGGCAGACTGACGTACAGGATGACGCCGTTCACGCCGCCGCCCGCGCAGCCTTTGCACACGACTTCATCCTCTCGCTCCCGGAAGGATACGAATCCGTGGTGGGAGAACGGGGAACGAAGCTCTCCGGCGGGCAGAAGCAACGCCTGACCATTGCCCGGGCCATTCTCAAGAACGCGCCGCTGCTCATTCTGGACGAAGCCACCAGCGCGCTGGATTCGGAATCGGAGCGTATTGTCCAGCAGGCTCT containing:
- the yedF gene encoding sulfurtransferase-like selenium metabolism protein YedF → MPEIELNCQNLACPQPVLECKKLIESKTPAAFSILVDNDAARENVSRFIGSKGYTAEVQPVAGGWRIVATASDMSAQDCACEVMNAPQLASIDRKICVFIASDVIGSGDDELGGRLMKNFMATLPELGADLWRIVMVNAGVKLAVEDSPVLGELQRLEADGVSILVCGTCLDFFNLLDKRAVGQTTNMLDVVTSMQLAAKVIRP
- a CDS encoding ABC transporter ATP-binding protein translates to MSDLVKYDRKSDHIKSIPLLKRCLSYFKPYKGKIAIAVAAMLVVAAAEGGTAYIVQPAFDDGLNAKDMQAMMLIVLAMVGIFTAKAVGRYVQNFLMRYCALKVLEQLRNEMYDKMIFLPMKFFEREKVGDLMSRIIQDVVLIRSSLPAVVMMIREGFTMAALIGVVFYQDWYLAIWAVLVLPIAGFPIIFFGKKLRKLGRKNQVKLADISIFLQEVFSGIRVVKAFHTEKREGENFRRENGRLVKIAVKEVIYSELSSPVMDIVGAIGAGMVLLAGGMRVAEGAMTVGELLSFLTALGLLYAPVKKLNSANLDVQRALAGAERVFEILDSQKIVVEKDGTIPFTPPFNQLEFRDVTFAYEGCPTPALNNVNFTVRAGERVAIVGPSGAGKSTFVNLIPRFYEQQQGQILVNGRDIREYTLATLRRNIAMVSQDAFLFNLSVRDNIAYGQTDVQDDAVHAAARAAFAHDFILSLPEGYESVVGERGTKLSGGQKQRLTIARAILKNAPLLILDEATSALDSESERIVQQALENLMQQRTSIVIAHRLSTVLSADRILVMDGGSIVSQGRHEQLLGTCPLYSKLYDMQFNTDSKGDEPKTCPAPGGMV